The Petropleomorpha daqingensis genome includes a window with the following:
- the dnaN gene encoding DNA polymerase III subunit beta — MKFRVAREVLADAVAWTARSLPPRPSVPVLAGILLEVDGNQLSVSGFDYEVSARAEVDVHATEGGRALVPGRLLAEITRALPPHPVEITAEGPRLAIACSNARFSLPTLPVEDYPSLPAMPSSAGVVDSDVFAEAVGQVAVAAGRDDTLPMLTGVRLEIEDDLITLAATDRYRLAVREFAWRPETPGVSAAVLVPARTLADAAKTLTSGPEIVVSLSSGGSGEGILGLSGKDRQTTTRLLDAEFVKYRAIMPSESAAHAVLPVGLFTDAAKRVALVAERGTPLRCEFTPGQVTLRAGGTDDEGQAEERCDVEFDGEPLTIGFNPTFLLDGLAAVHTPRARMDFTSPLKPAVLSGVDEPATDDEGDAPARPAERSGSYRYLIMPVRLPG; from the coding sequence ATGAAGTTCCGCGTGGCACGCGAGGTGCTCGCCGACGCCGTCGCCTGGACGGCGCGCAGCCTTCCGCCGCGTCCCTCCGTACCGGTGCTCGCCGGCATCCTGCTGGAGGTCGACGGGAACCAGCTCTCGGTCTCGGGCTTCGACTACGAGGTGTCCGCCCGGGCCGAGGTCGACGTGCACGCCACCGAGGGCGGCCGCGCGCTGGTCCCCGGCCGGCTGCTGGCCGAGATCACCCGGGCCCTGCCGCCGCACCCGGTCGAGATCACCGCCGAGGGTCCGCGGCTGGCGATCGCCTGCAGCAACGCGCGGTTCAGCCTGCCGACGCTGCCGGTGGAGGACTACCCGTCGCTGCCGGCCATGCCGTCGTCCGCGGGTGTCGTCGACAGCGACGTCTTCGCCGAGGCGGTCGGCCAGGTCGCCGTCGCCGCCGGCCGCGACGACACCCTCCCGATGCTCACCGGCGTGCGGCTGGAGATCGAGGACGACCTGATCACCCTCGCCGCCACCGACCGCTACCGGCTGGCCGTGCGCGAGTTCGCCTGGCGGCCGGAGACCCCCGGCGTCTCGGCGGCGGTGCTGGTGCCCGCGCGCACGCTCGCCGACGCGGCCAAGACGCTGACCAGCGGGCCGGAGATCGTCGTATCGCTGTCCTCGGGCGGCTCGGGCGAGGGAATCCTGGGCCTGTCCGGCAAGGACCGGCAGACCACCACCCGGCTGCTGGACGCCGAGTTCGTGAAGTACCGCGCGATCATGCCGAGCGAGTCCGCGGCGCACGCCGTCCTGCCCGTCGGCCTGTTCACCGACGCCGCCAAGCGCGTCGCCCTCGTGGCCGAGCGCGGCACGCCGCTGCGCTGCGAGTTCACCCCGGGGCAGGTGACGCTGCGCGCCGGCGGCACCGACGACGAGGGCCAGGCCGAGGAGCGCTGCGACGTCGAGTTCGACGGCGAGCCGCTGACCATCGGCTTCAACCCGACGTTCCTGCTCGACGGGCTGGCCGCCGTCCACACGCCGCGGGCGCGGATGGACTTCACCAGCCCGCTCAAGCCCGCCGTCCTCTCCGGGGTCGACGAGCCGGCGACCGACGACGAGGGGGACGCCCCGGCGCGGCCGGCCGAGCGCAGCGGCAGCTACCGCTACCTGATCATGCCGGTCCGGCTGCCAGGCTGA
- the gnd gene encoding phosphogluconate dehydrogenase (NAD(+)-dependent, decarboxylating) has protein sequence MQLGLVGLGKMGGNMAERIRRAGHEVVGFDRSSPKRDVDSLEKLVQALDAPRVVWVMVPSGDPTRSVVRELGGLLSAGDIVVDGGNSKWTDDQLHAQELGAKGIGYLDCGVSGGVWGLQNGYALMVGGDKDHVATVQPIFDALKPPAQTDESGQELPAAGFVHAGKAGAGHFSKMIHNGIEYAMMQAYGEGYELLEATDLVDDVPGVIASWTQGTVIRSWLLDLLVRALDEDPQLDRIRGYAEDSGEGRWTVEAAIEHAVPMPAIAASLFARFVSRQDDSPTMKAVAALRNQFGGHAVRAVAAQEAERPA, from the coding sequence GTGCAGCTGGGGCTGGTCGGGCTGGGCAAGATGGGCGGCAACATGGCCGAGCGGATCCGCCGCGCCGGTCACGAGGTGGTCGGCTTCGACAGGTCCTCGCCGAAACGGGACGTCGACAGCCTGGAGAAGCTGGTCCAGGCGCTGGACGCCCCCCGCGTCGTCTGGGTGATGGTGCCCTCCGGCGACCCGACCCGGTCGGTGGTCCGTGAGCTCGGCGGCCTGCTCAGCGCGGGCGACATCGTCGTCGACGGCGGCAACTCCAAGTGGACCGACGACCAGCTGCACGCCCAGGAGCTCGGTGCGAAGGGCATCGGCTACCTGGACTGCGGGGTCTCCGGCGGGGTGTGGGGCCTGCAGAACGGCTACGCGCTCATGGTCGGCGGCGACAAGGACCACGTGGCGACGGTCCAGCCGATCTTCGACGCGCTCAAGCCGCCGGCGCAGACCGACGAGTCGGGCCAGGAGCTGCCCGCCGCGGGCTTCGTGCACGCCGGCAAGGCGGGCGCCGGCCACTTCTCGAAGATGATCCACAACGGCATCGAGTACGCGATGATGCAGGCCTACGGCGAGGGCTACGAGCTGCTCGAGGCCACCGACCTGGTGGACGACGTCCCCGGCGTCATCGCCTCGTGGACGCAGGGCACCGTCATCCGCTCCTGGCTGCTCGACCTGCTGGTCCGGGCGCTGGACGAGGACCCGCAGCTGGACCGGATCCGCGGCTACGCCGAGGACTCCGGCGAGGGCCGGTGGACGGTCGAGGCGGCGATCGAGCACGCCGTCCCGATGCCGGCGATCGCGGCGTCGCTGTTCGCCCGCTTCGTCTCGCGCCAGGACGACTCCCCGACCATGAAGGCGGTCGCCGCCCTGCGCAACCAGTTCGGCGGGCACGCCGTCCGCGCGGTCGCGGCGCAGGAGGCCGAGCGCCCCGCATGA
- the recF gene encoding DNA replication/repair protein RecF (All proteins in this family for which functions are known are DNA-binding proteins that assist the filamentation of RecA onto DNA for the initiation of recombination or recombinational repair.), protein MYVRHLQLGSFRNWERVDLALLPGPTVFVGRNGEGKTNLVEAVGYLATLSSHRVSSDSPLVRHGDGQAVVRAAVRRGDRELLVEIEVNPGRANRVRVNRAPLQRPRELIGVVKSVLFAPEDLALVRGDPTERRRFLDELLVSRTPRLAGVRSDYDRVLKQRNALLKTARLARGDALATLDVWNGHLVDLGSQLLAARLRLIADLAPHMARAYADVAGPDAASAALGYTSTVPLAGDGAPLTEGTTLPTADELAAALRARIEERRREEVDRGMTLVGPHRDDLVIHLGPAPAKGFASHGESWSLALSLKLATFALFRADGQEPVLVLDDVFATLDADRRAALAGVARTAEQTLITAAVLEDVPAELRRHVVRVADGAAVPLDDAGDEDHAELMEVPGDR, encoded by the coding sequence GTGTACGTCCGGCACCTGCAGCTCGGCTCGTTCCGCAACTGGGAGCGGGTGGACCTGGCGCTGCTCCCCGGTCCCACGGTGTTCGTCGGCCGCAACGGCGAGGGCAAGACCAACCTCGTCGAGGCGGTCGGCTACCTGGCCACCCTGAGCAGCCACCGCGTGTCCTCCGACAGTCCGCTGGTCCGCCACGGCGACGGGCAGGCGGTGGTCCGCGCGGCCGTCCGCCGGGGCGACCGGGAGCTGCTGGTCGAGATCGAGGTCAACCCGGGCCGGGCCAACCGGGTGCGGGTCAACCGGGCACCGCTGCAGCGGCCGCGCGAGCTGATCGGCGTGGTGAAGAGCGTGCTGTTCGCCCCCGAGGACCTCGCCCTGGTCCGCGGCGACCCCACCGAGCGCCGCCGGTTCCTCGACGAGCTGCTGGTCAGCCGCACGCCGCGGCTGGCCGGCGTCCGCAGCGACTACGACCGCGTGCTCAAGCAGCGCAACGCGCTGCTCAAGACGGCGCGGCTGGCCCGCGGTGACGCGCTGGCCACCCTCGACGTCTGGAACGGCCACCTCGTCGACCTCGGCAGCCAGCTGCTGGCCGCGCGGCTGCGGCTGATCGCCGACCTCGCCCCGCACATGGCCCGGGCCTACGCCGACGTGGCCGGGCCGGACGCCGCGAGCGCGGCGCTCGGCTACACCAGCACGGTGCCGCTGGCCGGCGACGGCGCCCCGCTGACCGAGGGGACGACGCTGCCCACGGCCGACGAGCTGGCCGCCGCGCTGCGCGCCCGCATCGAGGAGCGGCGCCGCGAGGAGGTCGACCGCGGGATGACGCTGGTCGGCCCGCACCGCGACGACCTGGTGATCCACCTCGGGCCGGCCCCGGCGAAGGGCTTCGCCAGCCACGGCGAGTCCTGGTCGCTCGCGCTGTCGCTGAAGCTGGCCACCTTCGCGCTGTTCCGGGCCGACGGCCAGGAGCCGGTCCTCGTGCTCGACGACGTCTTCGCCACCCTGGACGCCGACCGGCGGGCCGCGTTGGCCGGGGTGGCCCGCACGGCCGAGCAGACGCTGATCACCGCCGCCGTCCTGGAGGACGTGCCGGCGGAGCTGCGCCGGCACGTGGTGCGGGTGGCCGACGGCGCGGCGGTGCCGCTCGACGACGCCGGCGACGAGGACCATGCGGAGCTGATGGAGGTGCCCGGTGACCGATGA
- a CDS encoding DciA family protein: MTDERPARPSDIARAALEAARAASAARPQPTRRRIAGPRRAWTGPRASEDDPQPLGRLVDSLVSAQDWSEHTKVGTVFGRWSTLVGADIAAHCEPQTLTDGELLVVAESTAWATQLRLLAPTILSKLRASVGGDVVTKLRVVGPTAPSWKKGPRSVRGRGPRDTYG; this comes from the coding sequence GTGACCGATGAGCGGCCGGCGCGGCCGAGCGACATCGCCCGCGCCGCCCTGGAGGCGGCCCGGGCGGCCTCGGCCGCGCGTCCCCAGCCCACGCGCCGCCGGATCGCCGGCCCCCGCCGCGCCTGGACCGGCCCGCGGGCGAGCGAGGACGACCCCCAGCCGCTCGGCCGGCTGGTGGACTCGCTGGTCAGCGCGCAGGACTGGTCGGAGCACACCAAGGTCGGCACGGTCTTCGGCCGGTGGTCGACGCTGGTCGGTGCGGACATCGCCGCCCACTGCGAGCCGCAGACCCTCACCGACGGCGAGCTGCTCGTCGTCGCGGAGTCCACGGCCTGGGCGACGCAGCTGCGGCTGCTCGCCCCCACGATCCTGAGCAAGCTGCGCGCCTCGGTCGGCGGGGACGTCGTGACGAAGTTGCGCGTTGTCGGACCGACGGCGCCCTCGTGGAAGAAGGGCCCGCGCTCCGTGCGCGGCCGAGGGCCGCGCGACACCTACGGATGA
- the gyrB gene encoding DNA topoisomerase (ATP-hydrolyzing) subunit B, protein MVARPKPENTYSGSSITVLEGLEAVRKRPGMYIGSTGERGLHHMVWEVVDNAVDEALAGYCDTVQVTLLADGGVRVEDNGRGMPVDMHPVEKRPTVEVIMTVLHAGGKFDGKSYGVSGGLHGVGVTVVNALSTRLDVRVWRDGKEWHQVYNEAKPGPLEEVGPTKKRGTAVTFWADGGIFETTTYSFDTINRRLQEMAFLNKGLKIVLRDERPGQGKAETGLADEISVAEEAPAPGAEAAAFEATEITYKYDGGLVDYVAHINAKKTPIHKSVISFAAEGTGKNDMRMSVDVAMQWSEAYSESVYTFANVINTHEGGTHEEGFRAALTSIVNKYAVDKKLLKEKDEKLTGEDIREGLAAVVSVKLGDPQFEGQTKTKLGNTEVKGFVQRVCNDQITHWFEANPTEAKTIIVKASSAARARRAAQDARKLARKNVLNNNSLPGKLADCRSTDPRNSEVYIVEGDSAGGSAKSGRDSMFQAILPIRGKIINVEKARIDRVLKNTEVQSMITAFGTGIHDEFDLSKLRYHKIVLMADADVDGQHIRTLLLTLLFRFMRPLVEAGHVYLANPPLYKIKWGGKVGDEYVYSDKERDAVLKAGAEAGRKLPKDDAIQRYKGLGEMDAKELWETTMNPESRILSQVTLEDAAAADEIFSVLMGEDVEARRSFITRNAKDVRFLDV, encoded by the coding sequence GTGGTCGCTCGACCCAAGCCAGAGAACACGTACTCCGGCAGCTCCATCACCGTGCTCGAGGGGCTCGAGGCGGTGCGCAAGCGCCCCGGTATGTACATCGGCTCCACCGGCGAGCGCGGCCTGCACCACATGGTGTGGGAGGTCGTCGACAACGCCGTCGACGAGGCGCTGGCCGGCTACTGCGACACGGTCCAGGTGACCCTGCTCGCCGACGGCGGTGTCCGGGTCGAGGACAACGGTCGTGGCATGCCGGTGGACATGCACCCGGTCGAGAAGCGCCCGACCGTCGAGGTGATCATGACCGTCCTGCACGCGGGCGGGAAGTTCGACGGCAAGAGCTACGGCGTCTCCGGCGGTCTGCACGGCGTCGGCGTCACCGTCGTCAACGCGCTGTCGACGCGGCTCGACGTCCGCGTCTGGCGCGACGGCAAGGAGTGGCACCAGGTCTACAACGAGGCCAAGCCCGGTCCGCTGGAAGAGGTCGGCCCGACCAAGAAGCGCGGCACCGCGGTCACCTTCTGGGCCGACGGCGGCATCTTCGAGACGACGACCTACTCGTTCGACACGATCAACCGCCGCCTGCAGGAGATGGCCTTCCTCAACAAGGGCCTGAAGATCGTCCTGCGCGACGAGCGCCCGGGTCAGGGCAAGGCCGAGACCGGTCTGGCCGACGAGATCTCCGTCGCCGAGGAGGCGCCGGCGCCCGGCGCCGAGGCCGCCGCGTTCGAGGCCACCGAGATCACCTACAAGTACGACGGCGGTCTGGTCGACTACGTCGCCCACATCAACGCGAAGAAGACCCCGATCCACAAGTCGGTGATCAGCTTCGCCGCCGAGGGCACCGGCAAGAACGACATGCGCATGTCGGTCGACGTCGCCATGCAGTGGTCCGAGGCGTACTCCGAGTCGGTCTACACGTTCGCCAACGTCATCAACACCCACGAGGGCGGCACCCACGAAGAGGGCTTCCGCGCCGCGCTGACCTCGATCGTCAACAAGTACGCGGTCGACAAGAAGCTGCTCAAGGAGAAGGACGAGAAGCTCACCGGCGAGGACATCCGCGAGGGTCTGGCCGCCGTCGTCTCGGTCAAGCTCGGCGACCCGCAGTTCGAGGGCCAGACGAAGACCAAGCTCGGCAACACCGAGGTCAAGGGCTTCGTGCAGCGGGTCTGCAACGACCAGATCACCCACTGGTTCGAGGCCAACCCGACCGAGGCCAAGACGATCATCGTCAAGGCGAGCTCGGCCGCCCGTGCCCGCCGCGCGGCGCAGGACGCCCGCAAGCTGGCGCGCAAGAACGTCCTCAACAACAACTCGCTGCCGGGCAAGCTGGCCGACTGCCGCTCGACCGACCCGCGCAACTCCGAGGTCTACATCGTCGAGGGTGACTCGGCCGGCGGCTCGGCCAAGTCCGGCCGCGACTCGATGTTCCAGGCGATCCTGCCGATCCGCGGCAAGATCATCAACGTCGAGAAGGCGCGCATCGACCGGGTGCTCAAGAACACCGAGGTCCAGTCGATGATCACGGCGTTCGGCACCGGCATCCACGACGAGTTCGACCTGTCGAAGCTCCGGTACCACAAGATCGTGCTGATGGCCGACGCCGACGTCGACGGCCAGCACATCCGCACGCTGCTGCTGACCCTGCTGTTCCGCTTCATGCGGCCGCTGGTCGAGGCGGGCCACGTGTACCTGGCCAACCCGCCGCTGTACAAGATCAAGTGGGGCGGCAAGGTCGGCGACGAGTACGTGTACTCCGACAAGGAGCGCGACGCCGTCCTCAAGGCCGGCGCCGAGGCCGGGCGCAAGCTGCCCAAGGACGACGCGATCCAGCGGTACAAGGGCCTGGGCGAGATGGACGCCAAGGAGCTGTGGGAGACCACGATGAACCCCGAGTCGCGGATCCTCTCGCAGGTGACGCTGGAGGACGCGGCCGCCGCCGACGAGATCTTCAGCGTGCTCATGGGCGAGGACGTCGAGGCCCGGCGGTCCTTCATCACGCGCAACGCCAAGGACGTCCGCTTCCTCGACGTCTGA
- the gyrA gene encoding DNA gyrase subunit A, translating to MTETPSRDRIEPVDLQQEMQRSYIDYAMSVIVGRALPEVRDGLKPVHRRVLYAMYDQGFRPDRATVKCARVVGEVMGNYHPHGDSAIYDALVRLAQPWSMRYPLIDGQGNFGSPGNDPAAAMRYTEARLTPLAMEMLAGIDEETVDFQPNYDGKNQEPLVLPARIPNLLINGSAGIAVGMATNMPPHNLREVADAVFWMLDHPDAEAEEALTACMARIQGPDFPTYGLIVGRDGIEDAYRTGRGSVKMRAVVTVEEDSRGRVQLVVTELPYQVNPDNLAEAIADSVRDGRLQGISEIADESSDRVGRRLVITLRRDAVAKVVLNNLYKHTQLQTTFGCNMLSIVDGVPRTLRLDELVRHWVNHQIDVIVRRTRYRLRKAEERAHILRGLAKALDMLDEVIALIRRSESADASRSGLMELLDIDEIQATAILDMQLRRLAALERQRIYDELAELEARIADLQAILASPERQRQIVRDELKEIVDKYGDDRRTKFVPNEGDVSIEDLIAEEEVVVTITRTGYAKRTKSDLYRSQRRGGKGVMGAQLKQDDIVDHFFVGSTHDWILFFTNKGRVYRAKAYELPEANRTARGQHVANILAFQPDERIAQVMQIKDYEVAPYLVLATANGQVKKTRLTDFDSPRSGGVIAINLRDGDELVGAALINPEQDLLLVTKKAMSIRFKADDTALRPMGRATEGVRGISLVGDDALLSMMVVEEGVDVLVATERGFAKRTGIENYPAQGRGGKGVLTADPKARKGNLVGALAVTLGDELYAITSGGGVIRTPVNGVRHNKDRATMGVKLMNLPEDVSIVAIARTTDNDEATA from the coding sequence GTGACGGAGACCCCCTCCCGCGACCGCATCGAGCCGGTCGACCTCCAGCAGGAGATGCAGCGCAGCTACATCGACTACGCGATGAGCGTGATCGTCGGCCGCGCCCTCCCGGAGGTCCGCGACGGGCTCAAGCCCGTGCACCGGCGCGTGCTGTACGCGATGTACGACCAGGGCTTCCGCCCCGACCGCGCGACGGTGAAGTGCGCCCGCGTCGTCGGCGAGGTCATGGGTAACTACCACCCGCACGGCGACTCGGCGATCTACGACGCCCTCGTGCGGCTGGCCCAGCCGTGGTCGATGCGCTACCCGCTCATCGACGGCCAGGGGAACTTCGGCTCCCCGGGCAACGACCCGGCCGCGGCGATGCGGTACACCGAGGCGCGGCTGACCCCGCTGGCCATGGAGATGCTGGCCGGCATCGACGAGGAGACCGTCGACTTCCAGCCGAACTACGACGGCAAGAACCAGGAGCCCCTGGTCCTGCCCGCCCGCATCCCCAACCTGCTGATCAACGGCTCGGCCGGCATCGCGGTCGGCATGGCGACCAACATGCCCCCGCACAACCTGCGCGAGGTCGCCGACGCCGTCTTCTGGATGCTCGACCACCCCGACGCCGAGGCCGAAGAGGCGCTCACCGCGTGCATGGCCCGCATCCAGGGCCCCGACTTCCCGACCTACGGCCTGATCGTCGGCCGCGACGGCATCGAGGACGCGTACCGCACCGGCCGCGGCTCGGTGAAGATGCGCGCCGTCGTCACCGTCGAGGAGGACTCCCGCGGCCGCGTGCAGCTCGTCGTCACCGAGCTGCCGTACCAGGTCAACCCGGACAACCTGGCCGAGGCGATCGCCGACTCCGTCCGCGACGGCCGGCTGCAGGGCATCAGCGAGATCGCCGACGAGTCAAGCGACCGCGTCGGCCGCCGGCTGGTCATCACGCTGCGCCGCGACGCCGTCGCCAAGGTCGTGCTGAACAACCTCTACAAGCACACCCAGCTGCAGACGACGTTCGGCTGCAACATGCTCTCGATCGTCGACGGCGTCCCCCGGACCCTCCGGCTCGACGAGCTGGTCCGGCACTGGGTCAACCACCAGATCGACGTCATCGTCCGGCGCACCCGCTACCGGCTGCGCAAGGCCGAGGAGCGCGCGCACATCCTGCGCGGTCTGGCCAAGGCGCTGGACATGCTCGACGAGGTCATCGCCCTCATCCGGCGCAGCGAGTCGGCCGACGCCTCGCGGTCCGGCCTGATGGAGCTGCTGGACATCGACGAGATCCAGGCCACCGCGATCCTGGACATGCAGCTGCGCCGCCTGGCCGCCCTCGAGCGGCAGCGGATCTACGACGAGCTGGCCGAGCTCGAGGCGCGCATCGCCGACCTTCAGGCGATCCTCGCCTCGCCCGAGCGGCAGCGGCAGATCGTCCGCGACGAGCTCAAGGAGATCGTCGACAAGTACGGCGACGACCGCCGCACCAAGTTCGTGCCGAACGAGGGCGACGTCTCCATCGAGGACCTCATCGCGGAGGAGGAGGTCGTCGTCACCATCACCCGCACCGGCTACGCCAAGCGGACGAAGAGCGACCTCTACCGGTCGCAGCGCCGCGGCGGCAAGGGCGTGATGGGGGCCCAGCTCAAGCAGGACGACATCGTCGACCACTTCTTCGTGGGCTCCACCCACGACTGGATCCTGTTCTTCACGAACAAGGGTCGGGTCTACCGGGCGAAGGCCTACGAGCTGCCGGAGGCCAACCGGACCGCGCGCGGTCAGCACGTGGCCAACATCCTGGCGTTCCAGCCCGACGAGCGGATCGCCCAGGTCATGCAGATCAAGGACTACGAGGTCGCCCCGTACCTGGTCCTGGCCACGGCGAACGGTCAGGTCAAGAAGACCCGGCTGACCGACTTCGACTCCCCGCGCAGCGGCGGCGTCATCGCGATCAACCTGCGCGACGGCGACGAGCTGGTCGGCGCGGCGCTGATCAACCCCGAGCAGGACCTGCTGCTGGTGACCAAGAAGGCGATGTCGATCCGGTTCAAGGCCGACGACACCGCGCTGCGGCCGATGGGCCGGGCCACCGAGGGCGTCCGTGGCATCTCGCTGGTCGGCGACGACGCCCTGCTGTCGATGATGGTCGTCGAGGAGGGCGTCGACGTCCTGGTCGCGACCGAGCGCGGCTTCGCCAAGCGGACCGGTATCGAGAACTACCCGGCGCAGGGCCGTGGCGGCAAGGGCGTGCTGACCGCCGACC